In Myxococcota bacterium, a single window of DNA contains:
- a CDS encoding amino acid adenylation domain-containing protein gives MSAEVGYRLAPQQERVADALARRAPGHEALSALGSGGGFRVQWLLRLHAPLTLETLAARLCRAIDRHDALRLRLVPRPGARRPLQRFVAEGSQDPLAEGILRSAREDAREVCRAEWARPFDLTTEAPLRLVRLEEGPDASRLILTASALALDTRSSIALAEELCGDVSPLDEDPEALDWLGASAYFREWLEDEADEDARADRAHFSDASCGEPLRWPPLAVRPEHGAQGGGYVRLPVPVSREAASNLAAAAMRAEVSTEALWLAGLHALLARTSETTETGVRVASGGRGLEELETLLGPLSRWLPVGTRVDQKASAAALARSLDRALERAREHAHGHRDPDPSTDETSLELDAIAFAAVDATLEGAAEIEGLRAVETDAPLLATLLDAGNGSPEPALEVDTGRVDIGAAATFAAALADLWTSIANDPERAVGEHTLVAPGSARERALGGPYTSFEATPGSFVERFDAAVASGPEHPAVITDTTTLSYADLDRRSRALAAKLRSAGAGPDRPVALVLHRTHHALIAMLGAMRAGAPFLPLDPVLPTEAIGFRLEDADAAVVLTEPLLYARVPEPCPRWNLEELDLDAEPEPEVRGPAPADCAYLLYTSGSTGKPKAVAVEHRQLAAYIAAIEPRIGVGAGACWGNLSTLAADLGHTTLFPALATGGTLRLFGEESMGNARVLAEQLRACPIDVLKIVPSHLAALLDGAGGPEAERALLPAQALLCGGEPLPSALVERIGDAVPTLLNHYGPTETTVGVVVGDARSMPSDAEGRVPIGHPLGHARAYVLDERLAPVPVGVPGELYVAGPTVTRGYAGRPALTAERFLPDPFGPEPGARMYRTGDRVRRLADGSLAYLGRTDFQVKIRGFRVEPGEIEKTILDHPDVAQAAVKALGDATSGGARLVAWVAPRTGVSLEAADLREWMKSHIAVYMRPASWVLLRALPLTPNGKVDRAGLPEPDTSQPATEHAYVAPRGAAERDIAAIWCELLGLERVGVEDNFFDLGGHSLLLVQLMSRLEARFEREILITELFQYTTVAAMADWLDGAGGASTAASDDRARRERRFDPNEPIAVVGMAARFPGAGSIDAFWENLREGRDGVTRLERDALLDAGVDASLLDDPHFVPASPMLDDIDRFDATFFGVAPRQAQIMDPQHRLLLEIAWAALEDAGIAPGRSAGRVGVFAGAGLSSYFLHNLAAAPELVAAAGVTAVRHANRVDNLATRVAYHLDLAGPAVTVQSGCSSSLVAVHLAAQSLLTGDSDVAIAGGVTVNAGQGRGYLHQPGGINAPDGRCRAFDAAAAGTVFGSGVGAVVLKRLSDALADGDTVHAVVLGSAMNNDGAIKQGYTAPSIEGQATVVADALARAGVDPADVDFVEAHGTGTAIGDPIEVAALARAFGSAAAASGSTVLGSVKSNLGHLDAAAGIAGFLKAVLALSRGEIPPTLHFEAPNPRLQLDATPFRIAEALTPLEGPPEQRRGGVSSFGIGGTNVHVVLGGPVPAPRPDPAPASANDGAAVLTLSARRADALDGMAEALAERLRAQPELALDDVAWTLANGRRPAPHRRTVLCADREEAIQALSGALPDRVRSRVATLRDADIAFLFPGQGAQMPGMAAPLYEADAAFRYRFDEVQKAVEEAQAQVGHPSPGELRELLLNPQAPDAAKRLADTALAQPALFVIELAMVEAWAARGVRASALVGHSLGEWVAATHAGVFSLEDGARLVALRGQLLAQQPTGAMLAVRASAEDVGYWLAEPGGEGLHLSAINGGEDVTVGGSVDAIETFAARLARGDVQVRRLATSHAFHVPQMEGAVEPFRAAVAAVPRQAPQVPFVSARTGGWIQDAEAVDPDHWAQQLVEPVRFSEALAALGERFGGVALEVGPGRALSTLVRRETSLPVVAPRPGGSPPHPISAALADLWLHGAAIDWSQALPGGTARRVSLPTYPFARERHWVDATPGSARVQPAVARVGGEAAPAEGFVPAIPEDGDASTDLASVARASAYRAPRTDPERLLVDIWEQVLGVPKIGVDDDFFELGGDSLQVLQVLSLVREAGYALDPEDLFDRQTVATVVEVMHPAASSDPRVSALGAERLADPVTGEDVGFTRRPRRVVPWTAEQRRWLAAGGAPVHQRLVSAVDGNALPDEDGLRAATVLCTARYGALRLRAARAGGEWIQRLVSSEDAPWTVATRTLASGESLESTLAALARELDPVAGPVAAAVRLACGGSPEATRLAVIVHPLVADADALDVLVSELLNAGAASGARSPDPEAEGFGSFAESALLASLDAPTEASGGAPVRVPRDFPLGEALASNRVRATRPVANVAEGLEGVLAATACALHRWTGVGRVDLAFERRAAAASESVGCFTERATATFEAAADGVSVEDAREAMARAVVVTDSGAASDVWVRVTSPPRAPEHEGTRCDRIPGPAPWTHPEARPLHALEVTWIAGDAGAPGQLAVDYSSAVHRSETVDRVIDDITAQLTGGAEGATPEEAPAVAAPALTPDAVSATSIRPADLEKLLARVGGSDAQDEGER, from the coding sequence ATGAGCGCCGAGGTGGGATACCGGCTCGCGCCCCAGCAGGAGCGCGTGGCGGATGCGCTCGCGCGACGGGCGCCGGGCCACGAGGCTCTCTCGGCGCTGGGTTCGGGCGGTGGCTTCCGCGTGCAGTGGCTCCTCCGTCTGCACGCGCCGCTCACACTCGAGACGCTGGCGGCCCGGCTGTGTCGGGCGATCGATCGTCACGATGCGCTGCGTCTACGACTCGTGCCGCGCCCGGGCGCACGCCGTCCGCTGCAGCGCTTCGTCGCCGAAGGAAGCCAGGACCCGCTCGCCGAGGGAATCCTGCGAAGCGCGCGCGAGGACGCGCGCGAGGTGTGTCGCGCCGAGTGGGCGCGGCCCTTCGACCTGACGACGGAAGCACCGCTGCGTCTGGTGCGTCTCGAAGAAGGTCCGGACGCGTCGCGCCTGATCTTGACCGCGTCGGCGCTCGCCCTGGATACGCGTTCGTCGATCGCACTGGCCGAGGAACTCTGCGGCGACGTGTCCCCGCTCGACGAGGACCCGGAGGCGCTCGATTGGCTCGGGGCGTCCGCGTACTTCCGCGAATGGCTGGAAGACGAAGCGGACGAGGACGCGCGCGCGGATCGCGCGCACTTCTCGGACGCCTCGTGTGGAGAACCCCTGCGCTGGCCGCCGCTCGCCGTCCGCCCCGAGCACGGCGCGCAGGGCGGAGGCTACGTGCGCCTGCCGGTGCCGGTTTCGCGCGAGGCCGCGAGCAACCTTGCGGCCGCTGCTATGCGCGCCGAGGTGTCGACCGAGGCGCTCTGGCTCGCGGGGCTTCACGCGCTGCTCGCCCGCACCAGCGAGACGACCGAAACCGGGGTGCGTGTGGCCTCGGGAGGTCGGGGGCTCGAAGAGCTCGAAACCCTGCTCGGCCCCCTGTCGCGTTGGTTGCCGGTCGGTACGCGCGTCGACCAGAAGGCCTCGGCCGCTGCGCTCGCGCGGTCACTCGATCGCGCCCTGGAGCGCGCGCGTGAACACGCGCATGGCCACCGCGACCCCGATCCCTCGACGGACGAAACCTCGTTGGAGCTCGATGCGATCGCTTTCGCGGCGGTCGATGCGACGCTCGAGGGCGCTGCCGAGATCGAGGGGCTGCGCGCGGTGGAAACGGACGCGCCGCTGCTGGCGACGCTCCTCGACGCGGGGAACGGGTCGCCCGAGCCCGCGCTCGAGGTGGACACGGGTCGGGTCGATATCGGCGCTGCGGCGACCTTCGCTGCGGCCCTGGCGGACCTGTGGACGTCCATCGCGAACGATCCCGAGCGCGCGGTGGGCGAGCACACTCTGGTCGCTCCGGGCTCGGCGCGGGAGCGGGCGCTGGGCGGACCGTACACGTCCTTCGAAGCGACACCGGGTTCGTTCGTGGAGCGCTTCGACGCGGCCGTTGCGAGTGGCCCGGAGCACCCCGCGGTCATCACCGACACCACGACGCTCTCCTACGCCGATCTGGATCGCCGCTCCCGCGCGCTCGCGGCGAAGCTGCGCAGCGCGGGCGCCGGGCCCGATCGCCCCGTCGCGCTGGTCTTGCATCGAACCCACCACGCCCTCATCGCGATGCTGGGTGCGATGCGAGCAGGCGCCCCCTTCCTGCCCCTGGACCCGGTGCTCCCGACGGAGGCGATCGGCTTCCGGCTCGAGGACGCCGACGCTGCGGTCGTACTGACCGAACCGCTCCTCTACGCGCGCGTTCCCGAGCCTTGCCCGCGTTGGAACCTCGAGGAGCTGGATCTCGACGCGGAACCCGAGCCCGAGGTCCGCGGCCCGGCCCCCGCCGACTGCGCCTATCTGTTGTACACGTCGGGCTCGACGGGGAAGCCGAAGGCGGTCGCCGTCGAACACCGCCAGCTCGCCGCGTACATCGCGGCCATCGAGCCCCGGATCGGCGTCGGCGCCGGCGCGTGTTGGGGGAACCTGTCGACCCTGGCCGCCGACCTGGGTCACACCACGCTCTTCCCGGCTCTCGCCACTGGCGGCACCCTGCGGCTGTTCGGCGAGGAGTCGATGGGCAACGCGCGCGTGCTCGCGGAGCAGCTGCGGGCCTGCCCGATCGACGTCCTCAAGATCGTGCCCTCCCACCTGGCCGCCTTGCTGGACGGCGCTGGCGGACCCGAGGCCGAGCGCGCGTTGCTGCCGGCGCAGGCGCTGCTTTGCGGGGGCGAACCCCTGCCGTCGGCCCTCGTGGAACGCATCGGCGACGCGGTGCCGACCCTGCTCAACCACTACGGGCCGACCGAGACGACGGTGGGCGTCGTCGTCGGCGATGCGCGGTCCATGCCCAGCGACGCGGAGGGGCGCGTCCCGATCGGTCACCCGCTGGGCCACGCACGCGCCTACGTGCTCGACGAGCGCCTCGCGCCCGTTCCCGTCGGCGTGCCCGGAGAACTGTATGTCGCCGGCCCGACGGTGACGCGCGGCTACGCGGGGCGGCCCGCTCTGACCGCCGAGCGTTTCCTCCCCGATCCTTTCGGACCCGAGCCGGGCGCGCGTATGTACCGGACCGGCGACCGTGTGCGCCGGCTCGCCGACGGTTCGCTGGCGTACCTCGGTCGGACCGACTTCCAGGTGAAGATCCGCGGCTTCCGCGTCGAGCCCGGCGAGATCGAGAAGACGATCCTGGACCACCCGGACGTCGCGCAGGCCGCCGTCAAAGCCCTCGGTGATGCGACCAGTGGCGGAGCGCGCCTGGTGGCGTGGGTGGCTCCGCGCACCGGGGTCTCACTCGAAGCGGCCGACCTGCGCGAGTGGATGAAGTCGCACATCGCGGTCTACATGCGACCGGCGAGCTGGGTCCTCTTGCGCGCGTTGCCGCTCACGCCCAATGGGAAGGTCGACCGTGCCGGACTTCCGGAGCCCGACACGAGCCAGCCCGCGACGGAGCACGCCTACGTGGCGCCGCGCGGCGCGGCCGAGCGCGACATCGCTGCGATCTGGTGCGAGCTGCTCGGGCTCGAGCGGGTCGGCGTCGAGGACAACTTCTTCGATCTCGGAGGCCACTCGCTGCTGCTGGTGCAACTGATGAGTCGCCTCGAAGCGCGTTTCGAGCGAGAGATCCTGATCACCGAGCTCTTCCAGTACACGACGGTTGCGGCGATGGCCGACTGGCTGGACGGGGCCGGCGGGGCGAGCACCGCCGCGTCGGACGACCGGGCCCGACGCGAACGGCGCTTCGACCCGAACGAGCCGATCGCCGTCGTCGGGATGGCGGCGCGCTTCCCGGGCGCCGGTTCGATCGACGCGTTCTGGGAGAACCTGCGCGAGGGACGCGACGGCGTCACGCGCCTCGAGCGAGACGCACTCCTCGACGCCGGGGTGGACGCGTCGCTGCTGGACGATCCGCACTTCGTGCCGGCGAGCCCGATGCTCGACGACATCGACCGCTTCGACGCGACCTTCTTCGGGGTCGCGCCCCGCCAGGCGCAGATCATGGATCCGCAGCACCGTCTGCTCCTCGAGATCGCCTGGGCCGCGCTGGAAGACGCGGGGATCGCGCCCGGGCGCTCGGCCGGTCGCGTGGGCGTGTTCGCTGGCGCCGGGCTCAGCAGCTACTTCCTCCACAACCTGGCGGCCGCCCCCGAGCTAGTGGCGGCGGCCGGGGTGACGGCGGTGCGTCACGCCAACCGCGTGGACAATCTCGCGACCCGGGTGGCGTATCACCTGGATCTGGCGGGTCCGGCGGTGACCGTGCAGTCCGGCTGTTCGTCTTCCCTCGTGGCGGTCCACCTGGCCGCGCAGAGTCTGCTGACCGGCGATTCCGACGTGGCAATCGCCGGTGGCGTCACCGTGAACGCCGGGCAGGGCCGTGGCTATCTCCATCAGCCCGGCGGGATCAACGCCCCGGACGGTCGTTGCCGCGCGTTCGACGCCGCCGCCGCCGGTACGGTGTTCGGCAGCGGTGTGGGCGCCGTGGTGCTGAAGCGCCTCTCCGACGCTCTGGCCGATGGCGACACGGTGCACGCGGTCGTCCTCGGCTCGGCGATGAACAACGACGGCGCGATCAAACAGGGCTACACGGCGCCGAGCATCGAGGGCCAGGCGACCGTCGTGGCGGATGCGCTCGCGCGCGCCGGCGTCGATCCCGCCGACGTGGACTTCGTCGAAGCGCACGGAACCGGCACGGCGATCGGCGATCCGATCGAGGTGGCGGCGCTCGCACGCGCCTTCGGTTCCGCCGCGGCTGCGTCCGGGAGCACCGTGCTCGGATCGGTCAAGTCGAACCTCGGTCACCTGGACGCCGCCGCGGGCATCGCCGGTTTCCTGAAGGCCGTCCTGGCGCTCTCGCGTGGAGAGATCCCGCCGACGCTGCACTTCGAGGCGCCGAACCCGCGGCTGCAGCTCGACGCGACGCCCTTCCGGATCGCCGAGGCGCTGACGCCGCTGGAAGGTCCCCCCGAGCAGCGACGCGGTGGCGTGAGCTCGTTCGGGATCGGCGGCACCAACGTGCACGTGGTGCTCGGCGGACCCGTTCCCGCGCCGCGACCCGACCCGGCTCCGGCGAGCGCGAACGATGGCGCCGCCGTGCTCACCCTGTCCGCGCGACGCGCGGACGCACTCGACGGCATGGCGGAAGCCCTCGCCGAGCGGCTTCGCGCGCAACCGGAGCTCGCGCTCGACGACGTCGCCTGGACGTTGGCCAACGGACGCCGACCAGCGCCCCACCGGCGCACGGTTCTCTGCGCCGACCGCGAGGAGGCGATCCAGGCGCTCTCGGGCGCGCTCCCGGATCGCGTCCGCAGCCGGGTCGCCACGCTCCGCGACGCCGACATCGCCTTCTTGTTCCCCGGTCAGGGGGCGCAAATGCCGGGCATGGCGGCGCCGCTCTACGAAGCAGACGCCGCCTTTCGTTACCGCTTCGACGAAGTCCAGAAAGCCGTCGAAGAAGCGCAGGCGCAGGTGGGACATCCGAGTCCCGGCGAGCTGCGAGAACTCCTGCTGAACCCGCAGGCTCCGGACGCCGCGAAGCGCCTCGCCGATACCGCGCTCGCGCAACCGGCGCTCTTCGTGATCGAGCTCGCGATGGTCGAGGCGTGGGCCGCGCGCGGCGTGCGGGCGAGCGCGCTCGTCGGGCACAGCCTCGGCGAGTGGGTGGCCGCCACACACGCCGGTGTGTTCTCGCTCGAAGATGGGGCGCGCCTGGTGGCGTTGCGGGGACAGCTGCTCGCGCAGCAGCCGACCGGCGCCATGCTCGCGGTGCGGGCCAGTGCCGAAGACGTCGGCTATTGGCTCGCCGAGCCCGGCGGTGAAGGGCTGCACCTCTCCGCGATCAACGGTGGTGAGGACGTCACCGTGGGCGGTTCGGTGGACGCGATCGAAACCTTCGCGGCGCGGCTCGCGCGCGGGGACGTGCAGGTGCGTCGGCTCGCGACCTCCCACGCGTTCCACGTGCCCCAGATGGAAGGAGCGGTGGAGCCGTTCCGCGCCGCGGTCGCCGCGGTCCCGCGGCAAGCGCCCCAGGTGCCCTTCGTCTCGGCCCGGACCGGTGGTTGGATCCAAGACGCGGAGGCGGTCGATCCGGACCACTGGGCGCAGCAGCTCGTGGAGCCCGTGCGGTTCTCCGAGGCGCTCGCTGCCCTCGGTGAACGCTTCGGCGGCGTGGCCCTCGAGGTGGGGCCGGGCCGCGCGCTGTCCACCCTCGTGCGACGCGAGACATCGCTCCCGGTGGTGGCCCCCCGCCCGGGCGGCAGTCCCCCGCATCCGATCTCGGCGGCGCTGGCCGACCTCTGGTTGCACGGCGCCGCCATCGACTGGAGCCAGGCCCTGCCCGGCGGAACCGCCCGACGCGTGTCCCTGCCGACCTATCCCTTTGCGCGCGAGCGTCATTGGGTCGACGCCACGCCCGGATCGGCACGCGTGCAGCCCGCGGTTGCCCGCGTCGGAGGGGAGGCGGCGCCGGCCGAGGGGTTCGTCCCCGCGATCCCCGAGGACGGCGACGCGTCGACCGATCTCGCCTCCGTCGCGCGCGCGAGCGCCTACCGGGCGCCGCGCACGGATCCCGAGCGCCTGCTCGTCGACATCTGGGAGCAGGTGCTCGGCGTCCCGAAGATCGGTGTCGACGACGACTTCTTCGAACTGGGCGGGGACTCGTTGCAGGTGCTCCAGGTGCTGTCTCTCGTGCGTGAGGCGGGCTACGCCCTCGACCCGGAAGACCTCTTCGATCGCCAGACCGTCGCGACGGTCGTCGAGGTGATGCACCCGGCGGCGAGTTCGGACCCGCGTGTCTCGGCGCTGGGGGCCGAGCGGCTGGCCGACCCGGTCACCGGTGAAGACGTCGGGTTCACGCGCCGCCCGCGTCGGGTCGTTCCATGGACGGCCGAGCAGCGTCGTTGGCTCGCCGCTGGCGGTGCGCCCGTCCACCAGCGACTCGTCTCGGCGGTCGACGGGAACGCACTTCCCGACGAGGACGGCCTGCGCGCGGCCACGGTCCTCTGCACTGCGCGCTACGGTGCGCTGCGGCTGCGCGCAGCGCGCGCCGGGGGCGAGTGGATCCAGCGACTCGTCTCGTCGGAAGACGCGCCTTGGACGGTCGCCACGCGAACGCTTGCGAGCGGGGAGTCGCTGGAGTCGACTCTCGCTGCGCTGGCCCGCGAGCTCGATCCGGTGGCCGGGCCCGTCGCCGCGGCGGTGCGGTTGGCGTGTGGGGGATCGCCCGAGGCGACGCGGCTCGCGGTCATCGTGCATCCGCTGGTCGCCGACGCCGACGCGCTCGACGTCCTGGTGTCGGAGCTGCTGAACGCAGGCGCTGCGTCCGGCGCGCGTTCACCGGATCCCGAGGCCGAGGGCTTCGGGAGCTTCGCCGAATCTGCACTCCTCGCCTCGCTCGACGCCCCCACCGAGGCGTCCGGCGGCGCGCCGGTCCGGGTGCCGCGCGATTTCCCGCTCGGCGAAGCGCTGGCGTCGAACCGTGTGCGCGCAACGCGTCCCGTCGCGAACGTCGCCGAGGGGCTCGAGGGCGTGCTCGCCGCGACCGCGTGCGCGCTTCACCGCTGGACCGGGGTCGGACGCGTCGATCTTGCCTTCGAGCGGCGCGCGGCGGCGGCATCGGAGAGCGTCGGCTGCTTCACCGAGCGGGCGACGGCGACATTCGAAGCCGCGGCCGATGGCGTGTCCGTCGAGGACGCGCGTGAAGCGATGGCGCGCGCGGTAGTTGTGACGGACAGCGGCGCGGCCTCGGACGTGTGGGTCCGCGTGACGTCTCCGCCGCGCGCTCCCGAGCACGAGGGCACCCGCTGCGATCGCATCCCCGGGCCGGCGCCGTGGACGCACCCGGAGGCGCGCCCCTTGCACGCCCTCGAGGTGACCTGGATCGCCGGCGACGCCGGAGCCCCGGGCCAGCTGGCAGTCGACTACTCGAGCGCGGTCCACCGCTCCGAAACCGTCGACCGCGTGATCGACGACATCACCGCGCAGCTGACCGGCGGAGCGGAGGGGGCGACGCCGGAAGAGGCACCTGCCGTCGCCGCGCCGGCTCTCACCCCTGACGCCGTGAGCGCCACGTCGATCCGACCCGCGGATCTGGAAAAGCTATTGGCCCGGGTCGGCGGAAGCGATGCGCAGGACGAGGGCGAGCGATGA